The genomic interval agggctgggctatagctcagtggaagagcgcttgtctagcatgtgtgaggcagtggttcaatcctcagcaccccataaaaataagttaataaagatattgtgtgtccatcaacaactaaaagatattatttaaaaaaaaaaagggtgaaacGACACGTAGGGGCTGGGATTGCGGCTCAGTCCGTGGTGGAGCACGTGTTCAGCACGCCCCAAGCTCTGGGTTCCACTCCAGAGTGCGAGGGCATGCCCCAAGCCCACTATCATGATGAGGGAGCTTTTTGGTGTttccttaaaaatgtttaaacacctttatttttttatgtggtgctggggatagaacccagtgcctcacgcctgccaggcaggcactctaccactgagcccccgcccctgcccctgctcccttAAATTGTGTGTCCATAGTAAGTTCATCCCTGGCTGTCCCCAAGTCCCAGCCCTAGCCATCACACAGTAGGTCCTAACAAATGCTTGCACGACTCCTGATGGCAAAATGTATGATCCAGTCCCAGAACAGGAGCTCCCGAGCAGCCTGCGGGAGCGGGCAGCACTGGCCACACCGGGCAGCCACGGCAATTGTCTGATCTCGAGGTTCTGGGGCTGGAGGTACAAGGTCAAGGCTGCAGGGTGGGTTTCTTCCTCTGTGTTGCTGAACACTCCGTCCCTGAGGCCAATCCCATGAAGAGGACTTGTTTTCCTCCTTtggtagcaaaggagaaacactagagactcctgtcccaaaggctgtgattctgcccacgCCCAGGAACAGGGGCTTTTACAGAGGTgatcagagaaaatgagatgagGGAGGAGGGCTCAGAAAGGaggagatcagggaggagaagtttagggaaaagaggatcagggaggagaagtttagggaaaagaggatcgggaggagaagtttagggaaaagaagactgggaaaaagaaaaaacacatataAGTTTCAAAGCACCAAGGGATacagtcaaagcatcaagtgcaCCCAGAGTCTCACATTATCAGGCAAATGCTGCAGGGagccccttcccagcctccacttTAACTGAATTACCTGTGCAAAAATTCTGCCTTTTGGAGCAGGGctcatggctcagaggtagagcattgacctcacacgtgtgaggcactgggtttgatgctcagcacggcataaaataaaggcattgcgtccaatctcaactaaaaaaaaaagtctgccttTTGGTGGGAGATCTccttggctcagtggcagagcgctgcTTAGAGGCTTGGGTTCGCTCCTGGgccccaaaagagaaaaaaaccctGAGCTTCAGGTGAGGATTTCAGCATGCCAACTTTAAGGGGACCTGATTAGGTTCCGCAGCGAGCAAACCTTAGTGATCACTGTATACCTGAGCAGTGCAAGGGGCTTTGATTGGTTTGATTGCAGGTGGGCCACAGGACCTTGGGCAtgccaggccagggctccactctgagccccacccccaggacaaatctttttttttttgggggggggggagagtaccagggattgaaatcagaggcactcaaccactgagtcacctccccagccctattttgtattttattgagagacaggatctcactgagttccttagtgcctccctatgttgctgaggctggttttcaattcatcatcctcctgcctcagcctccagaactgctgatATTTTAGGCATGAGCCACGgagcccagcccccagcccaatCTTAAGTTTCAGAGGAGCTCAGACATAGGTTCTGTTGTTATTCACAGTTTTAATGGCAGCAtgtaaggctcagagaggttaagtaacttgcccgtGGCCACACAGGCAGTGAGAACACAACCATAATTTAAACTTGGCTTTGagtaagcaaatgaaaaacaTCTAGCGAATGGTACTGGAACTAGAGTAAACTGCCTTTTTTTAGTGGAAGGTGAGTCCCCTCTTTTTAGCTGGGCAACCTTGAGCAAATGACTTCTTTGAACCTCAGCTGCCTCACGCGTAAAACTAGCCTACCCGGTACGCCCAGGAGGGAGAGGACTAAGtgaattaactcatttaaaaGGGATGTGCACAGGCAAATTCGGGCGGCGTGCAGTGGAGACCGCTGGTCGGCAGGGGCCGCTGCCGAGGCTTTCGAGCCTGGAGGGCACCGCAGTGAGCGCATGCGCAGTGGCACCTCCCTGCAGAGGTGAGTCCCCGCCCTTTATCCCAACTTGAATTTATCACTGCAGGACTCTGAACCTTGGAGTGACACGTTTTGCTCCTGGCTTCTGCTAATTCCTTGTATGGGAATGAAGTTTGGGAGAGAGCCTTTCCTGGCAACATCTGGCCCTCTCCTTCCAGCAGTGGGGTTGAACACCTTCTCAGGAAAAAGTTAACGATGGAActtaaaatttctcctttcccCTTAAGCTCTCCCGAGTCTTCAGCTTCCACTAGCGTTTCTCAATAAGCCacggcatggtggtgcacgcctgtcatgaggctaaggcaggggggtggcaagttcaagacagcctgggcaatttagtgaaacctgtttcaaaataaaaagggctgggggtgtattTGAGTGGTAGAacgcctctgggttaaatccttggTTTCTCCtcacccccatttttttttttttccaacaagcAGTGCATTCACTGGAGAGTAAAATTAAAATCCCTCTTCTAACGAAAACTTTCGCATTACCTCTCTGAAATGAGCTCGTCTTGTAAGGAAGTACTGCGAAGTGCCTAATTCACAACCGAGCACACAGTAGAAGCTTAGTgcatttaaagattaaaaaaaaaaagttatactaAACGCGAAACCGAACATCCGTTTGCAGAAAACACAAATGGCACATGCACTTGCCTTGTAAAATTAACAGATCTTGTCACGTACTCAGGTGTAGGTCTTTGTGGCCACCAGGGAGCTGACATATGCTCCTGCCCCCCCACTCCTGCAGTTTTGAGGATAGATACTTCTTGAGCATCTCTATCTGCCTCAATATTCCCCTGGATTTAGTGGTAATAGCAAGAGGAATCACTGACCACACGAATGCTGGGCTGTGACAACGCCTTACAAAGAGGACAGAGCAAAGGCGGGGGAGGGGTGCGCAGATCAATTTTAGAGTCCAGTAGGGAAACACCTCCCGGTCTCCCGGCCCGGCAAAACACCGCAGTCCCTCTCCTTTTATCAAGTGTGTTCAGTAAAGAATTTACCCAAGGGGGGGGTTATTTGTAGGAATGAGAACATCATTCATTGTTGCAAGAAAAAATGAGAGCCTACTATGTGCATCGAGTTCAAGTACCTTATAAAGAACAAAGATACACAATCGATTGTCAGTTCATTCCCTGGAGCCAAAGACCCGAAATACAACCGTTTCCTAGGGTCAGATTAGGACACTAATGCTGAATAATCTTCCTGCGCCTCCCCCTGGAcaggaaatgaaatagaaaatgagattgCTCATGGAAAGCTTGAGACGCAGCAAACCATTCTCTGAAATAAGTAACCATTTTTATTAGTAGCAATGACAGCTAATTAAAATAGCCAACGTGTATGGAGCGCTGGACgtgtatttaattcattttctctcccCAAAAACTCGGGTAGTACTGattacccgcccccccccccacacacacactttaagcCGCAAGGAGGCGGAGACACGGAAAAATCCAAGGAACTACAAGTTTTACATGTAGTATGGTGAAGCCGTAAGGCGTTTTGTTTTCTGCTGTATCAGATAACAAAATTCGCCCCGTAAATAGTAGATGCTCGATACGCATTTGTGTGATAATGTTCCCCCAGCTTCTCCCAGTGGAATCATCTTACGTAACAACACAGATGAACAAGTTCATATTGGTACAATGCACACACCCTATTCACCTTGTAAGGTGCCATTAATAGAAATGCTTGGAATTTTGCAAACCGACACGAGTTGCAGCAATATGATTACTAATCTCGCTCTTCGCTTTGCGCACCTGACCACCAAACGCTGGAGCCAGACCACCGCCCCCCGCCAcgcccccctcccccgccactCTCCCCTGACACTGAGCACCTGCCACTGAGCACCTGCCACAGAGCAGAGGCGCCGGCGCCTAATGGGTTAACGACAAAGTGCGTCCTTCCGCGCTTGCGCGCTGCGTCTCTTAGCTCCGCCCCCACAGCGAGGTCATATGACTCGCCCAACCGGCGTCGACCTATAAAAGGTTGGGTGTTGACGTCAGCGTTCTCTTCCGCCGTCGTCGCCGCCATCCTCGGCGCGACTCGCCTCGCTCGGATCTGCTTGGGAGAATCCACCGCCATCCGCCACCATGGTGAGCAATTTCGTGAGGCTGGTGCCGCAGGAGTGCGGTGGGCTCTCTGCGGGTTCGAGGCTGCCCACCCTGAGGTCCCGGTGCCGCCTGGACAGGGAATAGACATGGCGGCGGCGGGGCTGGCGGGCTCAGAGCTGGGGAAGCGGCCGCCGCCATGTCTGTGGGCCCCGCTGTTCACTTGGCCCCTTCCTCGCTTCCGGAACCGCGGCCGCCTCACGGGACCCGGGGTCCAGCTAGAGCTGGGGGGGAGGAGCGGAGGAGGGCGTATGATGATGTGGCAGCCGCTGTAATGGCGAGCACGGCGGTGGGAGCAGGGTGCAGGCAGGGAGGCGCCTTATGTAACTCGTGGGCCgtgaaatctttttttgttgGGGGCTGGGGGCGGTAGGAAAATGGCTGGGGGGAAAAGCAAGGCCTGAAGAGGTTCTCCCCAAACGGCTCCTCCTGCTGTGCCACCTCGGCCTAAGTCCTTGTTCCTGTTGTTGCCTGAACTGTGAAAACGTGCTTTGAGGCTGGAGGTGCTGGCTTGTGTCCGGCTGCCCCGGCTCCGCGTTTGTCCGAAATGGCCTACTTAGAACCCTTGGGTGGGTGCTTGTCTCCTCTTCCAGGCAGGAGTGACCTTGGGTTTTAATAACGCCATTAGTGGGGCAGTGAGCCCCGGGGTAAGGCAAGGTGCTGGGGAAGCTCCATCCTTCTAGTAGCAGAGTCCTACTGCCTCTAGGGAAACCCGTTTTCAATCGCAGAGTTCTCTTCTCTAGCTTCCTTCTTGCTTGTCAATTCTGAATGACAGCTACAAGGAGACTCTTCAGAGAGTGGCAGTGGTTTTTTAAGGGTGTATGCAGACACTGGCAGTGTGGGGGTATTGAAGCACCCTCCCCAGGACTAGCCCCCTCCTGGCCACAGGCCTGGCAGTCTATCCACCTAGTGTGACCTGGTGTTCCCTGCCAAACCCGGTTCCTGGAATCCCTGTCCAGTCTGAACCCCATCCCCCTTCACCCAGGTGAACTTCACGGTAGACCAGATCCGGGCCATCATGGACAAAAAGGCCAACATTCGCAACATGTCTGTCATCGCCCACGTGGACCATGGAAAGTCCACCTTGACCGACTCCCTGGTGTGCAAGGCTGGCATCATTGCCTCTGCCCGGGCTGGGGAGACCCGCTTCACCGACACCCGGAAGGATGAGCAGGAGCGTTGCATTACCATCAAATCAACGTGAGCGCTGCTGGTGCTCTCTGGGCTTGGGCAGGGGTGGGAGCCCAGCTGCAGGCCCCGGGCAAGACACAGTGAGCATCAGGGTCTCTACCCAGCCTTTCCCCTGCTCTGATTGGGTTTTCTCCAAGGTACAGTTGGGGCTGTCTGGAGACAGACAGCCCCAACTGTACCTTGGTTGTCATGCTTGGGAGGAGAGGATGTCATCGGCATCTAGGGGTGCTCTTAGAGTTGTGTCTGGTGTGGGATGGGAACTTGGCCCCCAATGCCAACTGCATAAACTAAAAGCAGAGTGACATGGCTATTGTTTCTTAAGTGGGTGACTTGTGAGCTCTGTAAATAGAGGTGTTTAGATCTCTTTAGGcttggggtggggagcaggaTGTGAACAGAGGATGGTGACAGCAGTCTTGGCTTGACTCTGGCCAGGTCCTGCAGTTGCTCCTTGTTAGTCCAGCCTCATAGTGTGGAGGGACCAGTCAGGTTCTGGGGAGCCAGTACCAGGAGGTCCCCATCGTTAGGGACACGCATCCTGGCAGAGGCACAGCAGAGAGGAAGGATGGGCTGCTTCCCTAGGCAGGCAGTCTGCAGCCTGTCTCAAGGAATGAGTAATACAAAGGGGAGGGGACAAGGTGGAGTGCTCTTAATGATGGCGCCCGCTCTTCGCTGCTTCACCTTTGGCTTGTGGTTGCTCCAGCCAGCCAGGGCTTTAGTCATGAGCAGGAGACCTGTGTGGCTTTTATGCCAATGACCTCTCCTGTGATTCGCAGTGCCATCTCTCTCTTCTATGAGCTTTCGGAGAATGACTTGAACTTCATCAAGCAGAGCAAGGATGGCTCTGGCTTCCTTATCAACCTAATTGACTCCCCTGGTCACGTAGACTTCTCCTCAGAGGTCACAGCTGCTCTCCGTGTCACTGACGGTGCTTTAGTAGTAGTGGACTGTGTGTCTGGTAAGCTGTGGGCTCCCATGTGAAGGTCCCCCAACCTGCAATGATTGCTGCCTATGCGTGACAGATCCCCACGTGTCCCCAGGTGTATGTGTACAGACGGAGACCGTGCTGCGGCAGGCCATTGCCGAGCGCATCAAGCCTGTGCTGATGATGAACAAGATGGATCGGGCCCTGCTTGAGCTGCAGCTGGAGCCCGAGGAACTCTACCAGACCTTCCAGCGCATCGTGGAGAACGTCAATGTCATCATCTCCACCTACGGCGAGGGCGAGAGCGGCCCCATGGGCAACATCATGGTGCGCCCCTTGCTTTCAGGGAGTCCTCTTGTGGGATTTGGCTAGAGGCGTTGTGATTGCTGGCAGGCTTTTTGCTAGGTGTGATGGGGTAACGGGGGTGGGATGTTTTAGAACTAACTGGACCCAGCTCCTGAGCTTTCAGGGACTTTGCCTAGTGACCCTGTTCTCAGTGCCTGTTTCCCTTTTGTTCTAGAGATAGGGGTCCTGGCAGGATGCGCTGGGCACCCTATACATGATGACTGAAATTTCTTCACTTTGACCTGATGTCTGTTGAAGAAACCTAGCATCTGAGCCTGGGTGCCCAGGGACTTAGCTGTGGGTTCTACCCAGAGCCCACCCCCTGCTCATGCCTCTTTATTCCTCACTCTCCCAGATTGACCCAGTGCTCGGCACCGTGGGCTTTGGGTCTGGCCTCCATGGCTGGGCCTTCACCCTGAAACAGTTTGCAGAGATGTATGTGGCCAAGTTTGCTGCCAAGGGTGAGGGCCAGCTGGGGCCTGCTGAGCGGGCCAAGAAAGTGGAGGACATGATGAAGAAGCTTTGGGGAGACCGGTGAGCCCTGCACACAGCACTGGTGGTGGGGTCTGGGTCTCTCTGGAGGGCGGGCAGCTGGAGATGGGGGAtcgctgtttttgactgagtgcgCTATGGAGTCTTCCCCAAGTGTTGCCCGTCTTGGTCATTGCAAAACCCCTGATCTGGTGGGGCTGAACCCTTTGTTTCCCCAGGTACTTTGACCCAGCCAATGGCAAATTCAGTAAGTCTGCCACTAGCCCTGATGGGAAGAAGCTGCCCAGGACTTTTTGCCAGCTCATCCTGGACCCCATCTTCAAGGTGAGAGTCACTCTGGAGCCGTCTAGGCTGATGAATAGATTGTGTCCTCCGCACTGTCAGATGGTGCGAGATCACCCCTGAAAAGGCCAGTCCGCTGACCTGTTGCTTCCTTGAGTGGGCAGGAGCAGCAGTCAGGGTAGCTGGTACCTGACCGGTAGCTTAGGCTTGCCTCCAGCTGCCTGAGAGGTGGGGGTAACGAAGGTCCAGCAGGCAGAGGTCTGGTGAGGCTTGGCTTGCAACTTAAGGAGAAAGCACGAGCAGGCCTGCCTGGCCCAGTAGGCCTGCAGTCTTCATGGGTCAAAATCTGTAAGTTGGAGCGGACTCTTTGCTCCCAAACGCCCTGCTCGGAGGTGTGCTGGTGTGTGGTGGGTCAGGCTCTTGGCATCAAGAGCGGCCATGGGCTTTGTAGGTTTTCCAAATGGGCTTGCTTGTTTGCCTGGCGCTGTAGGTGTTTGATGCGATCATGAATTTCAAGAAAGAGGAGACTGCAAAGCTGATTGAGAAACTGGACATCAAGTTGGACAGTGAAGATAAGGACAAAGAGGGCAAGCCACTGCTGAAGGTGAGCTGGCTGGAGACTGGTCCGTCTCCTCCGGCCTGGTCGGAGTTTAacttgtcctttcttttttttaacgtTTATTTTTAGTTAGAGACTGTAGcgttattttgtttattggtgctgaggaccaaacccaaggcctcgaacgtgctaggcgagtgctcttccgctgagccaccatcccagccttAACTTGTCATTTCTGTGGGTGGTCAGCAGCCTGCTGGCCAAGAGATGTGGGCAGGAATTTGCCCTGCTAGCATGCTTTCCTAGAAGTGGCCATGTTTCAGAGAACCTGGTCCTTGATTGTTGGTTTCCTTGGGTCCCCAGTGAAAGGAAAGGTGACATGATGGTCCTAGGGGTTACTAGGCCACTTGGGAGCCTCCTTCCTTGCTGTCCTACAGGCTGTGATGCGCCGCTGGCTGCCGGCTGGGGATGCCCTGCTACAGATGATCACCATCCACCTGCCCTCCCCGGTGACAGCCCAGAAATACCGCTGCGAGCTGCTCTATGAGGGCCCCCCGGATGACGAGGCTGCCATGGGTAAGCAGGCGAAGCCAGGCCGGGGTGGGACTCCTGTTTGTTGGCTGCCCTTTCTCAGGCCCAGGGTTTTGGAGGGCCGAGCTGCAGGAGAATAGCTTTCTGTGGTGGTTTCTCTACTCAGGTATTAAAAGCTGTGACCCCAAAGGCCCTCTTATGATGTACATTTCCAAAATGGTGCCAACCTCCGACAAAGGTCGGTTCTACGCCTTTGGACGCGTGTTTTCAGGACTGGTGTCCACCGGCCTGAAAGTCAGGATCATGGGGCCCAACTATACTCCTGGGAagaaggaggacctctacttgaAGCCCATCCAGAGGTGAGTGGTGGGGGTAGGCCTCAGTGCCCCAGGTGCAGCTCTGGAGCTGTGGCTTGTCCCTGCCCTGCCTGCAGCTGGTGGCTTAGGCTTGCTGGCATCTGCACAAGGAGTGATAAGTTTGTGTGAGGTCAATTCATCGCCACCTTTGGTCATTAAGACCCCACAAAGGCGAACAGAGGGGATCCAAGGTCTCCAGAAAGCCACCAGCAAGGTACTTCCTCTGATCGCCTGAACCCTAACTCAGAAATAGGACGAGATGTCCTGAGGAATCAGGTGGGTGGCCAGTTTTGTCATCCCCAGAGAGCAGCTAGAGAGGTCCAAGATGGGACCACCAGTAGCTGCTACTGCTCACTGGGCCCTACCAGCAACTGAGAGTTAGGGGAGAGACAACCAAACCTCATTTCTGTCATCTGCTTGTCCTGTGCCAAGGCCTGGCCAATATTCCCAGTGCCTTTCTTCTTGCTTCCCTGTGTTCACATTCAATGTGGCATGGGTGTGGCACCCACAGGGGATTTGGAATTGCTGGTGATTCCTCCAAGTTATGTAGGAAATGCAGCCAGGGCTTGAGGgaagcccaggcaggagagcctTGCACTCTGGAGAGGACTGGGATCTGGCAGAACCAGATCTGGTGGCCGCGCCTGACATTTTCTGCTTCTCCCCAGAACAATCCTGATGATGGGCCGCTATGTGGAGCCCATCGAGGACGTGCCTTGCGGGAACATCGTGGGTCTGGTGGGCGTGGACCAGTTCCTGGTGAAGACTGGCACCATCACCACTTTTGAGCACGCCCACAACATGCGCGTGATGAAGTTCAGCGTCAGTCCTGTTGTGAGGGTGGCTGTTGAGGCCAAGAACCCAGCTGACTTGCCCAAGCTGGTGGAGGGGCTGAAGCGGCTGGCCAAGTCTGACCCCATGGTGCAGGTGGGCAAAGTCCCTTTCCAGTCACCTGGGAGCAGGTACCCCCACTAGGGTAGGGGTTTTTGGGTGACTTCGTAAAAGGAGAGACTGACGCCACCCCATGTCTTCCTGGTTGGAGTTGTTGAGGTGACTCTACCAGGCAGCTGCCTTCTAGGTTGCCAAAAAGGTCTCAGCCGCACAGAGAGGTTCTTCAATTTTGCAGGCTGTTGCCTCCATTTGGCAACTGCTCACGGCCTCAGTGGTCTTGCTCGCCCATGGGTGGTGGTCAGTAGGGGGTTGACCCTGTGCTTCCCACAGTGCATCATCGAGGAGTCTGGGGAGCACATCATTGCGGGGGCCGGGGAGCTGCACTTGGAGATCTGCCTTAAGGACCTGGAGGAGGACCACGCCTGCATACCCATCAAGGTGAGCTGAGGCAGCCCATGTCCCCCTGTTCTGTGGGGCAGGGGCAGCCTGTGGAGCAGGCCTCTGCCCTTGGTGCTGAGCACTCGCGCTCTGCACTGGGACTATGTGGCCGCGATGGCTCTGCTTGTCTTCTGCTATTTCTGGTGGGCTCCTTAGGCCTCTGCGCCTTTCTTCCTTGGCTGCCTTGAACAGGGGCAGTTTGCTCTGCTTGGCTGTTGCTggctccctcagcctccctgggaagAGCTATTAGGGATACCTCTCCCTGGAAGGCCACCTCCAGGCAGCAGTTCGACTTCCAGACTCTTCTTGCAGAAATCTGATCCAGTGGTTTCGTACCGGGAGACAGTCAGTGAGGAGTCGAACGTGCTCTGCCTCTCCAAGTCCCCCAACAAGCACAATCGGCTGTACATGAAGGCACGGCCCTTCCCTGATGGTCTGGCCGAGGACATCGACAAGGGTGAGGTGTCAGCCCGCCAGGAGCTCAAGCAGCGAGCCCGGTACCTGGCTGAGAAGTACGAGTGGGACGTGGCTGAGGCCCGCAAGATCTGGTGCTTTGGGCCTGATGGGACTGGCCCCAACATCCTCACGGACATCACCAAGGGTGTGCAGTACCTCAATGAGATCAAGGACAGTGTGGTGGCTGGCTTCCAGTGGGCCACCAAAGAGGTGAGCTGGATCCAGATGGCCTGGGAGGGATCTCACTGTGTCTCCTGGGTCTGGAGTTGGGCTGGGGATCTTGGGATGCCGATCTTGGGGGTGAAGGGGGCCTTTGCATGCTAGGTCAGCACAGGCAGGGCCTGCAGCTGTGTGGGTGAGGGGTGTGCAGCTGTGTGGGTGAGGGGTGTGCACCTGCTGGGAGCTGGTGTGTGCCTGGTCTCTGAGGCCTCTTTCCCCGTTCCCCAGGGTGCACTGTGCGAGGAGAACATGCGGGGCGTGCGCTTTGATGTGCACGATGTGACACTGCATGCGGATGCCATCCATCGTGGGGGCGGCCAGATCATCCCCACCGCCCGCCGCTGCCTCTATGCCAGTGTGCTGACTGCCCAGCCCCGCCTCATGGAGCCCATCTACCTTGTGGAGATCCAGGTGAGCGCACTGGCCTGCACTGGCCTCCTGCTGTCTTCCTGCCCCACGGAGCTGAATGCCTGTCTTTTCCTGGCAGTGTCCGGAGCAGGTGGTTGGTGGCATCTACGGTGTCCTGAACAGGAAGCGGGGTCATGTCTTTGAGGAATCCCAGGTGGCTGGTACCCCCATGTTCGTCGTCAAGGCCTACCTGCCCGTCAACGAATCCtttggtaagtgcccctggggccTATCTACGCAGATGAAAGCCTGGCTTTCCCTgtgagggtggggaggggcggTGGGAGCTTTTTTGATCTGCCTTCTGCAAGTAGGTGGTCTGCC from Urocitellus parryii isolate mUroPar1 chromosome 3, mUroPar1.hap1, whole genome shotgun sequence carries:
- the Eef2 gene encoding elongation factor 2, giving the protein MVNFTVDQIRAIMDKKANIRNMSVIAHVDHGKSTLTDSLVCKAGIIASARAGETRFTDTRKDEQERCITIKSTAISLFYELSENDLNFIKQSKDGSGFLINLIDSPGHVDFSSEVTAALRVTDGALVVVDCVSGVCVQTETVLRQAIAERIKPVLMMNKMDRALLELQLEPEELYQTFQRIVENVNVIISTYGEGESGPMGNIMIDPVLGTVGFGSGLHGWAFTLKQFAEMYVAKFAAKGEGQLGPAERAKKVEDMMKKLWGDRYFDPANGKFSKSATSPDGKKLPRTFCQLILDPIFKVFDAIMNFKKEETAKLIEKLDIKLDSEDKDKEGKPLLKAVMRRWLPAGDALLQMITIHLPSPVTAQKYRCELLYEGPPDDEAAMGIKSCDPKGPLMMYISKMVPTSDKGRFYAFGRVFSGLVSTGLKVRIMGPNYTPGKKEDLYLKPIQRTILMMGRYVEPIEDVPCGNIVGLVGVDQFLVKTGTITTFEHAHNMRVMKFSVSPVVRVAVEAKNPADLPKLVEGLKRLAKSDPMVQCIIEESGEHIIAGAGELHLEICLKDLEEDHACIPIKKSDPVVSYRETVSEESNVLCLSKSPNKHNRLYMKARPFPDGLAEDIDKGEVSARQELKQRARYLAEKYEWDVAEARKIWCFGPDGTGPNILTDITKGVQYLNEIKDSVVAGFQWATKEGALCEENMRGVRFDVHDVTLHADAIHRGGGQIIPTARRCLYASVLTAQPRLMEPIYLVEIQCPEQVVGGIYGVLNRKRGHVFEESQVAGTPMFVVKAYLPVNESFGFTADLRSNTGGQAFPQCVFDHWQILPGDPFDNTSRPSQVVAETRKRKGLKEGIPALDNFLDKL